One Cervus canadensis isolate Bull #8, Minnesota chromosome 1, ASM1932006v1, whole genome shotgun sequence genomic window carries:
- the LOC122454711 gene encoding oleosin-B6-like — protein sequence MAPAAWRAGLSAARPRSPARPLRPARYRRPRAPAAPLAYRAQRPPRPGRCPASAPAPPAPGRHERTYPCPPRGPHLCRSSCGLGHPEFPVICEQAPRGNFISDEDSTCLAGATARPIELGYKTESSGTRWSTDFLNLINE from the exons ATGGCTCCCGCAGCCTGGCGCGCAGGCCTCTCCGCCGCGCGTCCCCGCTCACCCGCGCGCCCGCTGCGCCCCGCGCGCTACCGCCGTCCGCGCGCGCCCGCCGCCCCTCTGGCCTACCGGGCGCAGCGCCCGCCCCGCCCTGGCCGGTGTCCGGCCTCGGCCCCCGCCCCTCCCGCACCTGGTCGCCACGAGCGCACCTACCCCTGCCCACCGCGGGGCCCGCACCTGTGCCGCTCCAGCTG TGGCCTGGGTCACCCTGAATTCCCAGTCATATGCGAGCAGGCACCCCGAGGCAACTTCATCTCCGATGAGGACAGCACCTGCCTGGCAGGAGCCACCGCGCGCCCGATTGAGCTAG GTTATAAAACAGAGTCTTCAGGAACTCGATGgtcaacagattttttaaatttaataaatgaatga